Proteins co-encoded in one Lineus longissimus chromosome 11, tnLinLong1.2, whole genome shotgun sequence genomic window:
- the LOC135496278 gene encoding uncharacterized protein LOC135496278, translating to MRLVILILTTVVGCCSAAHHKAIALKPEIWTRCMGNKNSDQAGKIFNKGEKWTEVLDDGRSFKCTCGTFSDVFPGVGGPAGARPARVCKLNGCMTYVYPGKYVFVPPKGKRSTCNCVPGKNPGQLAGPRADLFHCIFRYVKG from the exons ATGAGGCTGGTTATACTTATCCTCACCACAGTCGTAGGATGCTGCTCTGCTGCACATCACAAGGCCATTGCTCTCAAACCAGAAATATGGACCAGATGCATGGGAAACAAAAATTCTGACCAGGCTGGCAAGATATTCAACAAGGGGGAGAAGTGGACAGAAGTGCTAGATGACGGGCGCTCGTTCAAGTGTACCTGTGGAACATTCAGCGATGTTTTTCCTGGTGTCGGAGGCCCGGCGGGGGCCAGGCCTGCTCGTGTCTGCAAATTGAACG GATGTATGACGTATGTATACCCAGGGAAATATGTGTTCGTGCCCCCAAAAGGGAAGAGAAGTACCTGCAATTGTGTTCCTGGGAAGAACCCTGGTCAACTTGCCGGACCGCGTGCGGATCTTTTCCACTGTATCTTCCGGTACGTCAAGGGATGA